GTTGACCAAGCCTTGCAAGGCAAAATCGCGGGCGTGTATGTGACCCCCGCCAGCGGGCAGCCGGGCGCGGCAGCCATCATCAGAATACGCGGCACTGGCACCCTCAACAACGCCAACCCGCTTTTTGTGGTGGATGGTATGTTGCTGGACGATATTTCATTCGTCAACCCACAGGATGTGGAATCGGTCGAGGTGCTGAAAGATGCCTCCGCGACAGCGATTTACGGCAACCGGGGCGCCAATGGGGTCATCATCATCACCACCAAGCGGGGCAAAAAAGGCGACGCGGTCATCTCGCTGGGCAGCTATTATGGCTCCCAAGCAGTGACGCGCCAGATACCGATGGCCAACGCCGCGCAGTTCGCACAGCTCTATAACGAACTGACCAACTCCTCCTACTTCCCCGACCCGGCCTCATTGGGCGAAGGAACCAACTGGCAGGACGTGATTTTCCGGGATGCCCCCATCGCAAACGTGCAGGTCAGCGCCATGGGCGGCTCCGACAAGCTGCTCTATAATGTGTCGGCCAACTACTTCAAGCAGGACGGCATCATTCGCGAGTCGCAGTTTGAGCGGGTTTCGCTGCGGCTCAACAACGAGTACCAGCTGAACAAATCCATCAAATTGGGCAACAACGTCGTGTTTTTCAATGCCAAATCACAAAACCCGCCGGGTGTGTTGGGTTCCGCTTACCGAATGCCGCCAGTGTTTGGGGTGCGCGATTCTGTTGGCAATTTCAGCGACCCGACATTTTTCGGCGCGGCCATTGCCAACCCCGCCGCGGATTTGTTTTACAAAAACAACAATCACACCACCGGGCGACGTCTCGTGGGCACGGTGTTCGCCGACGTCAAATTGTTCAAACACTTTACTTTCCGCAGCAACCTGGGCGGCGATTTCGCCTTTTTCCGCGACAAATACTACGAACCGGTTTTCCGGGTGTCGAACTCGCAACTGAACATCGAGGACAAACTCAATATCGGTGTCAACGAAAACCGCTCTTGGCTTTGGGAAAACACGCTGAACTTCGACAAAGAGTGGAAAGACCTGCGCCTCAATGTGTTGGGCGGATACACCGCGCAGGAAAACTACTATGAGTTCTTCGGCGCGGGGCGGCGCAACTTTCCTTCCGGCGACGACGAGCTGCTCTTCCTGAACGCGGGCGATGTGCTCACGCAGACCAACTCGGGCGGCGCTGGCGAATGGGCCATGGCGAGCTATCTCGGACGCATCAACGTCACTTTGTTCGACCGCTACCTCCTTACCGCCTCCATCCGTGCCGACGGTTCTTCCCGATTCGCGGCATCCAACCGCTGGGGCTATTTCCCTTCTTTTGCGGTGGGTTGGAATATCGCGCAGGAACGATTCATGGCTAGCCAACGAGTGTTCGACCGCTTGAAACTACGCGCTTCGTGGGGCATAGTGGGCAACGACAAAACCCAACTCTACCCTTCGTTCGGCTCCATCACGGGCAATCTGGGGGTCATACTCGGCCCCGATGAGACGCTCAACCAAGGCGCCTCGCTCATCTTCCTCGCCAACCCGAACGTGCGCTGGGAAAGCGCCCGCCAGACCGATGTGGGGGTAGAGTTTGCGCTGCTCAACAATCGCTTGACGGCAGAGGTGGACTGGTACAATCGCTACACCTACGACATTCTCTCCGCCCCACCCATACCTTCTTACGTCGGTTCGCAGGGCAATCCTGTCGTCAACGTGGCCGATGTGCAAAACGTAGGCTGGGACTTCACGCTGGGCTGGCGCAACTCGCACAATCGGTTCTCTTACAACATCACGGGCATTTTTTCCACTGTCGACAACGAGGTGATGAAATTGGACAAACGCCTTTCGCGCGTGTTCAACGGCGGCACGGCGCAAGGCGATTTCGCCACCTTGACAGAGGTAGGCCAACCCATCGGCAGTTTTTATGGTTTTGTCACCAACGGCGTTTTCCAAACTGCCGACGAAGCCGCGAGCAGCCCGCGCCTCGGCAACGAAACAGCCGGCGACTTGCGCTATGTTGACCTGAATGGCGACGGTGTCATCAACTCGGAAGACCGCACCTATTTGGGCAGCCCGATTCCGAAGTTCAACTACGGCTTCACGGCGAGCTTCGACTTTGCAGGCCTCGACTTTGCTGCGGATTTCTTCGGCGTGTCCGGCAACAAAGTGGTCAACACCAAGGCCTTGGCGCGTTTCGCGGTCTACAACTGGGAACAATCGTTCTTCGACGGGCGCTGGACAGGGCCGGGCACCAGCACCGACAAACCACGCATCACCAACGGCGGACACAACTATCGAATGTCTGACTATTGGGTAGAGGATGGCTCATTTTTCCGACTGCGAAGCATCGTATTGGGTTATTCGCTCCCCGGCAAGGTGGTTTCCAGAATTGGGTTGACGCGCTTTAGAGTGTATGCCAGCGGCACCAACCTTTGGACCAAACAGCAGTATTCGGGTTACTCGCCGGAATTTCCCGGCAGCAGCGTTTTCACCGCTGGGCTTGATTACGGGAATTACCCGATTGCCAAGACGCTCCTTTTCGGGCTGGATGTGTCATTCTAAAGCGCAGTATCAAAGTTGAAAAAAAACGCGAGTTCAAAAAAATAATAGCAATATGAAACAGAAGTTTGCTTTTTCGCCAAAAATCATCCTCGCGCTTGCCCTCACGACAAGCACAGTCGTAGGCTGCAAAAAAGAATTTCTCGACCGCAAACCACTCGGCGAGCTGACCTACGACACCTTTTTTGCCACGGAAGCGCAAGCCATTCAGGCCACCAACGCCGTTTACAATCAATTCCGCTCGTGGGAATGTGTGGGCTTGGGTTATCTCGGCGTCACCGACATCATCAGCGACGACGCGGACAAAGGCTCCACGCCCAACGACCAGCCCTTGCTGGCCGACATTGACAACTTCAACTTCGATGCCGCCAACACTTACTTCAGCCAAGTCTGGACGGGCTACTATCGCGCTATCGCACGCGCCAACATCGCCATCAAACGCATCCCCGATGTGCCAAACATGAACGAAACCTTGCGCAAGCGGCTCATCGGCGAGTGCAAATTCCTGCGGGCCTATTCGTATTTCTTGCTGGTGCAGTGGTTCGGCGATTTGCCAATCATCACCGAGCCACTAAGCGCCGAGGATTACTACAACCAAAGCCGCCGACCCGTCGGTGAGGTGCACGCCCTCATCGAACGCGACTTGCTCGATGCCATAGAGGCTCTCCCAAACAAGTCCGGCTACGAGCCGAAGGACTTGGGCCGCGCCACGAAAGGTGCGGCGCAAGGCATTTTGGCAAAACTCTATCTTTTGAAAAAAGACTTCCCCAAGGCGGAGCAGTACAGTCTCGACCTCATCAATTCAATGCAGTACAACCTGCTATCGAGGTACTCCGACAATTTTTTGCCGATTGGCGAAAATGGCGCTGAATCCGTGTTCGAAATCACCGCCGCCGCGTTGCAGCCCGATGCCGGCGGCGTGGTGGGACCGGGTGCCACACCCTACAACATGATACAAGGCGTGCGGGGCAACCCCAACCTCGGCTGGGGCTTCAACCGCCCTTCGGACAACCTCGTGTCTTTTTATGAAAATGGCGACCCCCGCCGCGACGCGACGGTGATTTATGTCGGCGAAGTATTGCCCGATGGCGTGACGGTGGTGCAACCCAACCCAGAAATACTTGTGCCGCGCTTCAATCAGAAAGCATGGGTGCCGCCCCATCCCGGTTTGCAAGACAACGGGCCGGGCAACATTCGAATCCTGCGCTATGCCGATGTGCTGTTGGTGGCGGCAGAGGCTTTGAACGAAAACAACAAGCCCGCCGAGGCATTGATTTTCCTCAATCAAGTGCGCAAACGCGCTCGTGGTACCAGCCAAGTGGTGTTGCCCGACGTGACGGTGACGGACCAAGCACTGCTTCGGGAAAGAATCTATCGCGAGCGCCGGGCAGAATTGGCTATGGAGCAGCACCGTTGGTTCGACCTTTTGCGGTGGGGACGTGCGGAACAAGTGATGCAAGCCGTCGGGAAAAATTTCGTTGCCCCCAAACACTGGCTCCTGCCCATCCCACAAAGCGAGGTGGATTTGACGGATGGAAGCATCAGGCAGAATCCGGGATACTGATGGCTCGTTTGTTGTTCGTTGTTTGTTGTTTGTTGTTTGTTGTTTGTTGTTCGTTGTTCGTTGTTTGTTGGTGGTTGTTTGTTGTTCGTTGTTTGTTGTTTGTTGGTGGTTGTTTGTTGTTCGTTGTTTGTTGTTCGTTGTTTGTTGTTCGTTGTTTGGTTGTAGGAAAAAACACAACGATTGTTTGTTGTTCTTTCTCCTGCATTCTCACAACAACAACAACAACAAACAAACGAACAACAAACAACGAACAACAAACTAACTGCCTCTTGGATTCCATTTCACCTCTTCCGCGCCCAAGTCGTGCGCCAATTGGCGAGCCAACATGAAGAAATAATCGGAAAGCCGGTTGAGATACTGAAGCACAACATCCTCCACAGGTTCCTCGCCGTGCAACGCCACGGCAAGGCGCTCGGCGCGGCGGCAGACGGTGCGGCAGACGTGGCATACCGACACCGTAGAATGCCCGCCGGGAAGTATGAAATGTTTGAGTGGCGGTAGAGTTGAGTCTATTTCGTCCATTTCTTTTTCCAAAATCTCAATATCGGAAGGCAGAAGGTCCGGCACGGGCGGGTGCTTGGCCGGGTCGGAGGCCAAATGAGCGCCGACGGTGAAAAGGCGATGTTGGATTTGCGCCAAAACGTCTCGTATATGCTGGTTATCAAGCGAATCGCGCAGCCAACCCACGAACGAATTGAGCTCGTCCACTGTGCCGTAAGCGTCCACCCGAAGGTGGCTTTTCGGCACCCGGCGACCGCCAAAAAGGGCTGTTTCGCCCTTGTCTCCTGTTTTAGTGTAGATTCTGAAAGCCATATTGTTAGAGTTGTCGCGGTGGAGAGGTTTGGCAATAGGGAAGCTCTTTTTCCGACTGGTTTCGCTAAATTTTTCGTCGAATATGCCCGATGCGCTCCGTCAAATCGGGAGCAAACTTTGCAAAATTTGTCTCAGCAGTCGAAAAAATGGCAATCCCCCCCCGCTCAAAGACCCCACCGCGACAAGTCAATTACTTCAAAATATGCTTCACCCGCGGGCGGTGCGGCGTGATGTCGCCAAGTTTGGCTTTTTTCATTTCTTCGTAATCGGTAAAGTTTCCTTCAAAAAACACCACTTCCGCGTCGTCCTCGAAGGAAAGGATGTGGGTCGCCAAGCGGTCAATGAACCAGCGGTCGTGGCTGATGATGAGCACACAGCCTGCGAAATCGTCGAGCGCGTCTTCCAAGGCGCGGAGTGTGTTCACGTCAATGTCGTTGGTCGGCTCGTCGAGCAGCAGCACGTTGCCGCCCTCTTTGAGCGTCATGGCGAGGTGGACGCGGTTGCGCTCGCCGCCGGAGCAAACGCCGAGTTTTTTTTGCTGGTCGGCACCCGTGAAGTTGAACCGGGAGAGATAAGCGCGAGCGTTCACGCTCGCATTGCCGACCTGAATGAGGTCGTTGCCTTCCGACACGATTTCATAAATCGTTTTTTCCGGCAAAAGTGCCTCGTGGCTTTGGTCCACATAGCTCATCTGCACTGTGTCGCCAATGGTGATGCTGCCAGAATCGGGTTTTTCTTTGCCCACCAGCATTTTGAACAGGGTGGATTTGCCCACGCCGTTCGGGCCGATGATGCCGACAATGGCATTTTTCGGCACGGTGAAGGATAAATTTTCAAAAAGCACGCGGTCGCCAAAAGACTTGGTCACGTTCTTCACCTCGATGACATTGTCGCCGAGGCGCTGACCGTTGGGAATCCAGAGTTCGAGTTTGGCTTCCTTTTCTTTGGCTTCTTCACCGGCCATTTTTTCGTAGGCATTCAGACGGGCTTTGCCTTTGGCTTGGCGACCTTTTGCGCCCATGCGCACCCACTCGAGTTCGCGTTCGAGTTGTTTGCGACGCTTGTCCTCCTGCTTTTCCTCTTGTGCCAGACGTTTGGCTTTTTGGTCGAGCCAAGAGGAGTAATTGCCCTGCCACGGGATGCCCTCGCCGCGGTCGAGTTCGAGAATCCAGCCAGCCACGTTGTCGAGGAAATAGCGGTCGTGGGTGACGGCGATGACCGTGCCGGGGAAGTTCTGAAGGTATTGTTCGAGCCACTGCACCGACTCGGCGTCGAGGTGGTTCGTCGGCTCGTCGAGCAGCAGGATGTCGGGCTGCGAGAGCAGCAGTCGTGCCAAGGCGACGCGGCGGCGCTCGCCGCCGGAGCAGATTTTGATGGGCGTGTCGTCGGGCGGGCAGCGCAGCGCGTCCATAAATACACCGAGGCGGTAGTCGAGTTCCCAGCCGCCGAGGTGCTCGATTTGTTCGAGCACTTCGCCTTGGCGCTCAATGAGTTTCATCATTTCGTCGTCGTCGGTGACTTCGCCGAGTTTCATGCCGATGTCCTCATTTTCTTGGAGCAAGTCCACGATATGTTGCACGGCTTCCTCCACGATTTGGCGGACGGTTTTCGAGTTGTCGAGCTCGGGTTCCTGGGCGAGGTAGCCGATTTTGTATTGTTTCTCGAACTCGATTTTGCCCTCGTAGTTCTGGTCGAGACCAGCGATGATTTTGAGCAGTGTGGACTTACCGGAGCCATTTAGACCAAGCACGCCGATTTTAGCGCCGTAGAAAAACGACAGCCAGATGTTTTTCAACACTTGTTTGCTCGGCGGGAAGGTCTTGCTCACGCCGGACATGGAGAAGATGATTTTTTCGGACATCTATTTTTGTTGATTTGTGGAAATGTTGATTCGGTGATTTGCTGTACGCAGTAACGCTGTTCTGACAGTGCGCGGGGACAGAACGTCGCTCCGACCTACAAGGCGGGCGCAAAGGTAGGCGGAAGACGGGAGGGATTTGAAGGAGATTTGAAATTTATGGGGCAGCGGAGGAAAGGACGACTTGCAAGTTTTTCATTTAGACTGGATATACAAGATTTACTGCGTTTTTTTTCGAGAAAGGGTATGAATCCCGTAAATTTTGTAGTTTCCGTCAACGAATATCACTTGTGAGAAAGAAAGCCACAAAAGGCATTATCCCCTTCTTGTCCCGATTTATTTTTACCCGGAGCCTCTCTTCATTTCTCTATCTCAAACTTGTACTCCACCATCTCGATGCGCGGATAACCCGCAGCGTCGTTTTGTTTGAAAACGATGTTGATGCCGATGGTTTCGGGCGCGTCTTTTTCCGTGCTGTCAAACACCACATCGAGGCGGCCCTTGTGGCCGGGCTTGATGATGCCGCGCGGGAAATCCACTTTGGTGCACTCGCAGGCATCCACGATGTCAATTTGCGCGTCGGCGCCGGAGGTGTTGGTGAACTCAAAAAACGTCTCGCGTTTTTCGCCTTTTTTCACTTTGCCGAAATCCACCATTTTTTTGTCCCATGTCACGAAGGCGGCAGCGGGGGGTGTGGCGACGGCGGCGAGGTCGGCGGGAGCCGATGGGGCGGGTTGCGCTTTTTGAGCGGATGAACAGGAGAGGAGTGTGCCGAGGGCGAGGAAGGTGAATAAAAAGTGTCGTTTCATGTCGTGTGTTCTTTTGTCTGATGACGGGCTCGATGAGCGACTGTTCAACGTTATTGTGCATAAGGTGGGGACATCGGTCAGGCAGTTTTGAAATGCTTTTGCACTATTTGCAATGCTTTTTCAAACACTGCCGTGTTGCAGGCCAGCAGTTCCCTTTGCTCGATGAAGGCGCTGCCGCCGCCGAAGTCCGTGACTTGGCCGCCAGCCTCGCGCACCAGCACCGCGCCAGCAGCCACATCCCAAGCGTTGAGGCCATATTCAAAAAACAAATCGAAACGCCCTGCCGCCACCCAAGCCAAATCGAGCGCCGCCGAGCCGAACCTACGCGCCCCGCGCCCTTCGGCCATGAACGCCCGCAAGGCTGCGAACCATTCGTCGGCGCGGCTAAAATTGTGGTAGGGGAACCCCGTGGCCACCAGCGCCTGCCGCATCTCACCGCGCTGGCTCACGCGGATGGGCTGGCCGTTGCACCAGGCGCCGCCGCCCTGCCAAGCGTAGAAGGTCTCCTCTTGCGGGATGTGATGCACGATGCCCAACACCAGCTCATCACCGGCTTTCAGCCCCACGCTGACGGAAAAGTGCGGCACGCCGTAGAGAAAATTGGTGGTGCCGTCCAAAGGGTCAATAATCCACTGCAGCTCGGCATCCTGCTGCTCCACCGTTTCTTCCTCGGTGAGAAACGCAGCTTCTGGCAACAAACGCGACAGGCGTTCCACGAGCATTTCCTCCGCATGGCGGTCCACATAGCTGACGAGGCCATTGAGAAATTTTTCTTCGATTTGCCCAGTCTGCACCTTGCCGGTTTCGGCTTGGATGAAGACAGCGGTTTCTTGAACGGCTTTTCCGGCGAGCAGGGTGAGGTGTTCCAAATTCATGGGGGCAAAGATGGCGAATCCGTTGTTCTCAAAAAATCCTTGTCAAAACAAGCGCGTGGCCTTTCGTCGTTATGCGACATAAAACCTTTGTGTATTTTTGCCAACCCACATCAAAACGGAAAAAGCCGAAAGCGCATGGAAAACGCCAAAGACGACTTCAACAAACAGCGGGAAGACATACCACACGAGCCTGAGCATCAGAATTTTGCGAGCAAAGTATCCGATTATGTGACGGACTGGGCTGGCACCGAACGGCTCAAGGGATTCAATCTCGGCGACGTGTTTTCGGAGGCGCTCAAACGCCACACCGCCGAGGAAGTCGAGGACTACTTCACCGTCGGCACACGCACCACCACCCCGCCTATCGAAAAAGTAGAGACCGGATGGCCTCGCCCGTGGATGTTCCTGCGGACGTTTCTCGGTGCCGCGTTTGTCTATTTCATTTTCGTGCAAGCATGGAAAGAATACGAAAACATCAACCTCGTGCCGGGGCTGATTATCGTAGGCTCGTTTGCCGTGCCGCTGTCGGCGCTTATTTTCTTTTTTGAGATGAACGTGCGGCACAACGTGTCGCTCTACCAAATCATCCGGCTGGTGTTTCTCGGCGGCATTGTGTCCATGACGCTCTCCATGATGTTTTTTCAAATTGGCGACTCGCTCGCTCTGGACTGGCTCGGCGCATCCATGGCGGGCATCGTGGAAGAACCCGGCAAATTGCTGGCACTCGCCATCGTGGTGAACACGCGCCGCTACCACTACACCCTCAATGGGTTGCTTTTTGGCGCCGCCGTCGGCACGGGGTTCGCGGCATTCGAGAGTGCAGGCTACGCTTTTTACGCGGGCCTCTACAACGCCGACGATATGCTTGACAGCATCATGCAGCGCGGAATGCTCGCGCCGTTTGGCCACATCGTGTGGACGGCGATGTGTGCCGGGGCACTTTGGAAAGTGAAAGCGCAACGAGCGTTCAGTTTCAGGATGTTGGCCGACCAGCGTTTCTATCGCGTGTTTCTCATGGCCGTGCTGATGCACATGATTTGGAACAGCCCGATTTATTTGCCTTTTTATCTTAAATACTTTGCGCTGGGCGCTGCCGCTTGGGTCGTCGTTTTTTCTCTGATTCAGGGCGGTCTCTGGCAGATACAAGAAGAGAAAACGCGATTGACTGGCAGTTAGTCACCACGTTTTTTGTTTTTTTGAAAACCCGAAGCATCATTTCCCGTTTTGTTCCAAATGTGTCCCCCAATCCCAGACTGCCCCAAAATATACCTTGATTCGCTAGGGTTTTTCAGACGACCATGATTGATGCCCCTGATTCTGACCAAATTGCGATTGTAGCCATGCCCAAAACTTGGCGGCGCGAAGCATATATGCGCCCCTTAGAAGTGATAAAAAAACATAAAGACCCGAAGGTTCGACACAGCTATTCCCGGTTTGTGAGAGGTGTCATCTTTTGAGGAACGAAAAAGGTGACACCTCGGCCTGTTTTTGAGATGTCACCCCTCCATCCTTCCGGGATGACACCTCAGAACCCGACAAAGCGAGAATCAATGGGTCTGACACACTTTTCTGAACATTCTTCACCCCCCTCAAATCAAACCAGAAACCCTCAAACCTTCAAACCCACTTTATTATGAAAAAACACTTTCTCTCCATGTTGCTATTGCTTGGCGTGTTCGCTTTCTCATCGTGCGATGCGCTCAAAGATGTCACCGATGGCGTGCTGTCCGCTCCCACGTTGGAAGAAATCGGTCGAGGCCTGAAAGAGGCGCTTTCCAGCGGTGTCACAAAAGGCGTGAACAACCTTTCGCAACGCGACGGCTATTTCAAAAGCGCCTACAAAATCCTGCTGCCCCCGGAGGCACGAACGGTGGCGGACAAACTGCGCCCCGTGCCGGGTTTTGCCAATCTGGAAAACGAGCTGATTGAAAAAATGAACCGAGGCGCGGAAGAGGCGGCCAAAGAGGCCGGGCCAATCTTTTTGAGCGCCATTCGGCAAATGACTTTTCAGGATGCCCGCAACATTCTCTTGGGGGCCGACAACGCCGCTACCGAATACCTCACCCGAACCACGAGCCAACAACTTTATGAAAAATTCAACCCCAAAATCGTGGCTTCTTTGGATAAAATCGGCGCGAACAATCTCTGGCGAAATGCCGCCGATACCTACAACAAAATCCCTCTCGTGACGAAAGTGAACAACGACCTCGACGACTATGTGACCCGCAAGGCGCTCGACGGCTTGTTTGGCAAAATCGCCGAGGAGGAGCGCAATATCCGTCGCAACAGAGGCGCTCGCTCCACGGCGCTGCTCCAAAAGGTGTTTGCGCAGCAAGACTCCAACCGGAAGTGAGCCAACGAACGCCGCGCTTGAACAAAAGCAACGGCCTCACGTTGTCCCATCCGTTTTTCAGCCCCCGAGCCTTCGTCGGGGCCTCATTTGTTTTCACTCGCAATTCGCTGTCAATATGTTTCACTTAAAAGAAGGTGATGCCGCCCCCGATTTTTCGGCCTCCAACGAAAAAGGCCAAACCGTGCGGCTTTCAGACTACAAGGGCAAAAAACTCGTGCTTTACTTTTACCCGAAAGACGACACGCCCGGCTGCACCGCCGAGGCGTGCAGCCTGCGCGATGGCTATGGCGCTTTCCAAGCCAGAGGCTACGAGATACTCGGGGTCAGCCCCGACTCGGTGAAAAAGCACGTCAAGTTTCAGGAAAAATACAACTTGCCTTTTGGCCTATTGGCCGATGAAGACCACGCAGTGGCCGAGGCCTATGGTGTGTGGGGACCCAAAAAATTCATGGGCCGCACCTACGATGGCATCCATCGCACCACATTCGTCATTGATGAAACAGGCAAAATAGAGCGCATCATCGCCAAGGTGGACACGGGCAACCACGCCGAGCAGTTGCTGCAAGCCTGACGCGCTCAGAATCGCGCGTCGGTCAGCGCCTCCAGAAAAACCTTCAGGTCTGATTTTTCCTGCGCCGTCAGTCCCAACGGCTTCGACAGGAGCGAATCTCGCCCAATGGCGTTGTGCACAAACGCATTTGGGTTGTCGTAGTAGTCAATCACCTCTTCCAATGTCTGGAACATCCCATTGTGCATATAGGGTGCCGTGACTGCCACATTGCGCAGTCCCGGCACTTTCATTTTGCCCAAGTCTGCGCTATCGCTCGTGATGGCAAATCGCCCCACATCATTCAGGTTCTGGCCGTTGAAAAGGCCGATGTTGCGAAACTCATCGCCAGTGAAGTCTGGCGAAAAGTGGCAGTCAAAACATTTTCCCTTATCCATAAAAATCTCGCGGCCGCGCACGGCGGCCTCGCTCATGGGATTGGGTTGGCCCATCATCCAGCGGTCGAAAGGCGTGTCGGAGGTCTCCAAGGTACGGATGAAATCAGCCAATACCTTGGCCAGCGACTCCATATCTGCTTCTTTTCCAAAAAGATGAACGAATGCCGGGCCGTATTCGGGGCTTCTGCGGAGGCGCATGGTCACCAGCTCCGGCGTGGCACGCATTTCCAGCGTGTCTTGAATCGGCATCAGCACCTGTTGCTCCAACGTGAGCGCCCGCCCATCGAAAAAAAAGTGCGCCCGAGCCGACATATTGGTGATGCTGGGCGAGTTGCGTTTGCCCAAGCGCCCACCCACGCCCCGGCTCACGCGGGCGGTATCGGCAAATGCAAATTGCGGGATGTGGCAGCTGGCGCAACTAATCGTGCTGTCCAACGAGAGAATAGGGTCGGAAAAAAGGCGCTCGCCCAATTCCTCCGCCGTTGGGAAATCGGCTTTGGCAAAGGAAAGCAGCAAGATGGCGAGTGCGGCAAAAACGAGTATGGTGGGCCGAACATTCATGGGGGCAAAAGTAAGAAGGCAAAAAGTGGGGCGGAAGGGTGTTTTGGAAATGTTTGCAAAAGAGTTGAAAATCAGATGCCTCCTGCCACCACCCGCAGGTTTTTGCGACCAAATTTTCCAATGTCAAAAAAAATTGACGCGGCACGTGGGTACCAACGAGCGTATCGAGCAAGCTTATGTGTAAAAGGCTCACGATACAAGGTATAAAAAAGGGAACCAGTCATGTTTTCATTCTTCTTCATTCTGCTTAAAGTCATCGGTGGCAAAATAGGAATCGCCAAAGCTGCCTTGCTCATTGCCAAGAGCCGAGCTATAAAGGCACTTTTCTATCATTTCTCCGATGAAATCGTGGTTGTCGGACAGCGCGCCTTGATGAGTCCCGCTGTTCAGGATGCGTTGCCCGGCTGGGCGTTGGATTTTCTCATGGAGCGGTTTGATGATTTAGTCGTTGCAGTGGAAGCGATACGGGCTTATTTGGATAGTCATTGAAACACACACGACCTATTACAGGTGGGGTTCAATTTTTTTTTCTATGAAAATGTCAGAAGCACTAAAAATCGCAATTTGGCCAGCCATAATAGCTGGGTTAACAGGAATTTGTATAAAAGTAATTGACAAATGTGAAGGCAACCCTGCCGAAAAACCTACTACCGGATGCGATAAAACAATAGTCGTTCAAAACAATCAACAATACTTTGAGGGGAGAAGATATACATATACCGGGCGAAATACCCGACCTCCGAAGGGATATGAGACATTTCATTTTGAGTACTCTATTCCCAAAGACACGAATGCATTGAACGATTTTCTCAATATCAGGGCAAAAGCATATAGCCAAGCCATTGATGAGATATGTCGGAAAAAAATAGCATTCCCGCTCGATGAGCAGCGG
This Saprospiraceae bacterium DNA region includes the following protein-coding sequences:
- the ettA gene encoding energy-dependent translational throttle protein EttA; its protein translation is MSEKIIFSMSGVSKTFPPSKQVLKNIWLSFFYGAKIGVLGLNGSGKSTLLKIIAGLDQNYEGKIEFEKQYKIGYLAQEPELDNSKTVRQIVEEAVQHIVDLLQENEDIGMKLGEVTDDDEMMKLIERQGEVLEQIEHLGGWELDYRLGVFMDALRCPPDDTPIKICSGGERRRVALARLLLSQPDILLLDEPTNHLDAESVQWLEQYLQNFPGTVIAVTHDRYFLDNVAGWILELDRGEGIPWQGNYSSWLDQKAKRLAQEEKQEDKRRKQLERELEWVRMGAKGRQAKGKARLNAYEKMAGEEAKEKEAKLELWIPNGQRLGDNVIEVKNVTKSFGDRVLFENLSFTVPKNAIVGIIGPNGVGKSTLFKMLVGKEKPDSGSITIGDTVQMSYVDQSHEALLPEKTIYEIVSEGNDLIQVGNASVNARAYLSRFNFTGADQQKKLGVCSGGERNRVHLAMTLKEGGNVLLLDEPTNDIDVNTLRALEDALDDFAGCVLIISHDRWFIDRLATHILSFEDDAEVVFFEGNFTDYEEMKKAKLGDITPHRPRVKHILK
- a CDS encoding DUF1573 domain-containing protein; this encodes MKRHFLFTFLALGTLLSCSSAQKAQPAPSAPADLAAVATPPAAAFVTWDKKMVDFGKVKKGEKRETFFEFTNTSGADAQIDIVDACECTKVDFPRGIIKPGHKGRLDVVFDSTEKDAPETIGINIVFKQNDAAGYPRIEMVEYKFEIEK
- a CDS encoding TonB-dependent receptor encodes the protein MKHIFTKLKKRRAALPLLLFGLLSFQTTFAQVRVTGRVTDASNGEALIGTTVREKDANAGTTTDFDGNFGFEVSSADATLVFEYTGFLLKEVPLNGKTYIEVAMGEDVSLLGEIVVVGYGTQRKSDLTGAVGTVKAKDIERIPSASVDQALQGKIAGVYVTPASGQPGAAAIIRIRGTGTLNNANPLFVVDGMLLDDISFVNPQDVESVEVLKDASATAIYGNRGANGVIIITTKRGKKGDAVISLGSYYGSQAVTRQIPMANAAQFAQLYNELTNSSYFPDPASLGEGTNWQDVIFRDAPIANVQVSAMGGSDKLLYNVSANYFKQDGIIRESQFERVSLRLNNEYQLNKSIKLGNNVVFFNAKSQNPPGVLGSAYRMPPVFGVRDSVGNFSDPTFFGAAIANPAADLFYKNNNHTTGRRLVGTVFADVKLFKHFTFRSNLGGDFAFFRDKYYEPVFRVSNSQLNIEDKLNIGVNENRSWLWENTLNFDKEWKDLRLNVLGGYTAQENYYEFFGAGRRNFPSGDDELLFLNAGDVLTQTNSGGAGEWAMASYLGRINVTLFDRYLLTASIRADGSSRFAASNRWGYFPSFAVGWNIAQERFMASQRVFDRLKLRASWGIVGNDKTQLYPSFGSITGNLGVILGPDETLNQGASLIFLANPNVRWESARQTDVGVEFALLNNRLTAEVDWYNRYTYDILSAPPIPSYVGSQGNPVVNVADVQNVGWDFTLGWRNSHNRFSYNITGIFSTVDNEVMKLDKRLSRVFNGGTAQGDFATLTEVGQPIGSFYGFVTNGVFQTADEAASSPRLGNETAGDLRYVDLNGDGVINSEDRTYLGSPIPKFNYGFTASFDFAGLDFAADFFGVSGNKVVNTKALARFAVYNWEQSFFDGRWTGPGTSTDKPRITNGGHNYRMSDYWVEDGSFFRLRSIVLGYSLPGKVVSRIGLTRFRVYASGTNLWTKQQYSGYSPEFPGSSVFTAGLDYGNYPIAKTLLFGLDVSF
- a CDS encoding cob(I)yrinic acid a,c-diamide adenosyltransferase, with product MAFRIYTKTGDKGETALFGGRRVPKSHLRVDAYGTVDELNSFVGWLRDSLDNQHIRDVLAQIQHRLFTVGAHLASDPAKHPPVPDLLPSDIEILEKEMDEIDSTLPPLKHFILPGGHSTVSVCHVCRTVCRRAERLAVALHGEEPVEDVVLQYLNRLSDYFFMLARQLAHDLGAEEVKWNPRGS
- a CDS encoding RagB/SusD family nutrient uptake outer membrane protein, which translates into the protein MKQKFAFSPKIILALALTTSTVVGCKKEFLDRKPLGELTYDTFFATEAQAIQATNAVYNQFRSWECVGLGYLGVTDIISDDADKGSTPNDQPLLADIDNFNFDAANTYFSQVWTGYYRAIARANIAIKRIPDVPNMNETLRKRLIGECKFLRAYSYFLLVQWFGDLPIITEPLSAEDYYNQSRRPVGEVHALIERDLLDAIEALPNKSGYEPKDLGRATKGAAQGILAKLYLLKKDFPKAEQYSLDLINSMQYNLLSRYSDNFLPIGENGAESVFEITAAALQPDAGGVVGPGATPYNMIQGVRGNPNLGWGFNRPSDNLVSFYENGDPRRDATVIYVGEVLPDGVTVVQPNPEILVPRFNQKAWVPPHPGLQDNGPGNIRILRYADVLLVAAEALNENNKPAEALIFLNQVRKRARGTSQVVLPDVTVTDQALLRERIYRERRAELAMEQHRWFDLLRWGRAEQVMQAVGKNFVAPKHWLLPIPQSEVDLTDGSIRQNPGY